The proteins below are encoded in one region of Rhodopirellula islandica:
- a CDS encoding sialidase family protein has product MLLVWNNGDDPLAIVKPVGRRPFTAALSEDEGVTWKHIRNIGTDPQGWYCYTAIEFIDDHVLLAHCEYPGLNSLQITRFPIRWLYQSSEVDNVIPVTPNESQ; this is encoded by the coding sequence TTGCTCTTGGTCTGGAACAACGGCGATGACCCGTTGGCAATCGTCAAGCCAGTCGGCCGGCGCCCTTTCACAGCGGCGCTCTCCGAAGACGAAGGCGTCACCTGGAAGCACATCCGAAATATCGGCACCGATCCACAGGGGTGGTATTGCTACACGGCGATCGAGTTCATCGACGATCATGTGCTGCTTGCCCATTGCGAGTACCCCGGTCTGAATTCGTTGCAAATCACTCGCTTTCCGATCCGTTGGTTGTACCAGTCAAGCGAGGTCGACAATGTGATTCCTGTCACTCCCAATGAATCTCAATAG
- a CDS encoding YbaN family protein, with protein MAIAPAQSEQIGRKFSMVETASMIEPARGIKRWLYWFLAGLFFALAMVGVVLPGIPTTPFLLLMCYFLIRVSPSWHAKAMAWPIVGGPLRDWHNQGGVRPGVKVVAITMVTVLVGSTLILSSLHVAAKLVTLSAAAYGIFVVLRLPTVPSN; from the coding sequence TTGGCCATCGCTCCCGCCCAATCCGAACAGATCGGCAGAAAGTTTTCGATGGTTGAGACCGCCTCGATGATCGAACCAGCCCGTGGCATCAAACGCTGGTTGTACTGGTTCCTGGCCGGGCTGTTCTTTGCGCTCGCCATGGTTGGTGTCGTGTTACCGGGTATCCCGACCACGCCATTCCTCCTGCTGATGTGCTACTTCCTCATCCGTGTGTCGCCAAGCTGGCACGCCAAAGCAATGGCGTGGCCAATCGTCGGCGGCCCACTGCGTGATTGGCACAACCAAGGCGGTGTTCGACCAGGAGTGAAAGTGGTTGCCATCACCATGGTCACGGTGCTGGTCGGATCAACGTTGATCCTTAGCAGTCTCCATGTCGCCGCCAAACTGGTCACCCTATCCGCCGCGGCCTACGGCATCTTTGTGGTGCTTCGACTACCGACAGTGCCCTCAAACTGA
- a CDS encoding cytochrome P450, translating into MKSDWNPESDRVIRDQVAAYDEMRERCPVAHSESRGWSVFRHADVMQILNDHPTFSNQVSRHQSVPNGMDPPEHTPFRQIIEPYFSPERVGAFEPVCREISSDLLSELSVGGSDVEVMSDLASHFAVRIQCAFLGWPSSLHEPLLRWAEQNQSATRARDRVALSTLASELDAIVDDLIQQRSQCGAKKDDDVTASLMHETVHGRRLSNEEISSILRNWTVGELGTISASIGILIHHLADNAEHQSTLRRDRCVLLAAMDEILRVHNPLHSNRRTTTCPTQLGGRDLDAGERVDINWIAANRDPSAFEDAGMVKFDRSPKNNLLYGAGIHVCPGAPLARMEMRVFMESLLDQTLGFHLQPESPASLESYPASGYATVPIHVQWK; encoded by the coding sequence ATGAAGTCCGACTGGAATCCCGAATCCGATCGAGTCATCCGCGATCAAGTGGCTGCGTACGATGAGATGCGTGAACGTTGTCCGGTGGCTCACAGCGAGTCACGCGGTTGGTCCGTGTTTCGTCACGCCGACGTCATGCAAATTTTGAATGACCATCCAACGTTCAGCAACCAAGTGTCGCGGCATCAATCCGTGCCCAATGGAATGGACCCGCCGGAACACACTCCTTTCCGGCAAATCATTGAACCGTATTTTTCCCCTGAACGAGTGGGCGCGTTTGAGCCGGTCTGCCGGGAGATCTCGTCCGACTTGTTGAGCGAATTGTCAGTCGGCGGCAGCGACGTGGAGGTGATGAGCGATCTGGCATCCCACTTCGCCGTTCGCATTCAATGTGCCTTTCTTGGTTGGCCAAGCAGCCTGCACGAACCGCTCCTCCGCTGGGCCGAACAAAATCAATCCGCGACTCGCGCCCGCGATCGTGTTGCCTTGTCGACGCTGGCGAGTGAACTCGATGCGATTGTCGATGACCTGATTCAGCAGCGTTCCCAATGCGGTGCCAAGAAGGACGACGACGTGACCGCTTCTCTGATGCACGAAACTGTCCATGGACGACGACTGAGCAACGAAGAAATCAGCAGCATTCTACGGAACTGGACGGTTGGCGAACTCGGAACCATCTCCGCTTCGATCGGAATTTTGATTCATCACCTGGCAGACAATGCGGAGCACCAAAGCACGTTGCGTCGTGACCGTTGCGTGCTGCTGGCCGCGATGGACGAAATCCTGCGAGTTCACAATCCATTGCATAGCAATCGGCGGACCACCACATGTCCTACCCAACTCGGTGGACGTGATCTCGACGCGGGAGAGCGTGTGGATATCAACTGGATCGCCGCCAATCGCGATCCATCCGCGTTCGAAGATGCTGGGATGGTCAAGTTCGATCGCAGTCCGAAAAACAACCTGCTGTACGGAGCTGGCATTCACGTTTGCCCGGGCGCACCACTTGCTCGGATGGAGATGCGTGTGTTCATGGAATCCCTCTTGGATCAAACACTCGGTTTTCATCTCCAGCCCGAATCCCCTGCGTCGTTGGAATCGTATCCTGCCAGCGGATACGCGACGGTCCCCATCCACGTCCAATGGAAGTGA
- a CDS encoding 4Fe-4S dicluster domain-containing protein — protein MRPPSRFPALVTRLPKPEVEERPLAQPRSIGGIHIDPVPPTNLTGKPLARTIPVHRPPGAIDEFQFLAGCTRCGDCITACPYNAIVQAPDRLGAVAGTPVIDADTSACLMCEDFPCIASCEPGVLVDTIPPIMGTARITEHLCLAHHSTTCTVCSERCPVDDAIAVTDGKPVIKEDTCTGCGVCRYVCPAPENAILLMPAFSRPGLPNA, from the coding sequence TTGAGACCACCATCGCGTTTTCCGGCGCTCGTCACACGATTGCCCAAACCAGAGGTGGAAGAACGACCGCTTGCACAGCCACGCAGCATTGGCGGCATCCATATCGATCCCGTTCCGCCGACCAATCTGACTGGCAAGCCTCTCGCTCGCACGATCCCTGTTCATCGACCACCCGGTGCGATCGACGAGTTTCAGTTCCTGGCGGGCTGCACCCGGTGCGGCGACTGCATCACCGCGTGCCCGTACAACGCGATCGTCCAAGCCCCCGATCGCCTGGGCGCGGTCGCCGGCACACCGGTCATCGACGCCGACACATCCGCCTGCTTGATGTGCGAAGACTTTCCTTGCATCGCGTCGTGTGAACCGGGTGTGTTGGTCGACACGATCCCGCCGATCATGGGCACCGCCCGGATCACCGAACACCTGTGCCTGGCCCACCACAGCACGACTTGCACCGTTTGCAGTGAACGATGTCCTGTCGACGACGCAATCGCCGTCACCGATGGCAAGCCCGTGATCAAGGAAGACACCTGCACCGGGTGTGGCGTTTGCCGCTACGTTTGTCCGGCACCTGAAAACGCCATCTTACTGATGCCCGCCTTCTCGCGTCCCGGATTACCCAACGCATGA
- a CDS encoding diheme cytochrome c precursor has translation MNRLTTIFLSVVMAVAVMGYFVGLGDGVPKPDGMHESPLTDREISRTRTETKLIPAVSYAEIASTPMGPTKPWQSMPQALPAPEYDLYTQIEPSESEKEASSELRASRRAFNGAPPIIPHPVENTTDAACYACHSSGVQMANLKASVMSHEFLGNCVQCHASMAPAPFQEVDASVSTSFVGLPAPKAGKRAYQGAPPTIPHSQWMRENCNACHGGPHGWAGMESTHPWRTNCTQCHAPSASLDQMPEANAVPMLPPLDVVAK, from the coding sequence ATGAACCGGCTGACAACGATCTTTCTCTCGGTGGTGATGGCCGTCGCGGTGATGGGATACTTCGTTGGTCTGGGTGATGGCGTGCCAAAACCCGATGGCATGCACGAATCACCGTTGACTGATCGCGAGATTTCAAGAACGAGGACGGAGACAAAGTTGATTCCTGCGGTCAGTTACGCTGAGATCGCCAGCACACCAATGGGACCGACGAAACCCTGGCAGTCGATGCCGCAGGCATTGCCAGCGCCGGAGTACGATCTCTACACCCAGATCGAACCGAGTGAATCGGAGAAGGAAGCGTCCAGCGAACTGCGGGCATCACGCCGTGCGTTCAACGGTGCTCCACCGATCATTCCGCACCCCGTTGAAAACACCACCGATGCGGCTTGTTATGCATGTCATTCCAGTGGCGTGCAAATGGCGAATTTGAAGGCCAGCGTGATGTCGCACGAATTCCTCGGCAACTGTGTCCAGTGTCACGCATCGATGGCACCGGCACCGTTCCAAGAAGTCGATGCCAGTGTCTCAACGAGCTTTGTCGGCTTGCCGGCACCGAAAGCGGGCAAGCGTGCCTACCAAGGCGCGCCGCCGACAATCCCGCATTCGCAGTGGATGCGAGAAAACTGCAACGCTTGCCATGGCGGCCCGCATGGATGGGCTGGCATGGAATCAACGCACCCGTGGCGAACGAACTGCACGCAGTGCCACGCCCCCTCAGCTTCGCTCGATCAAATGCCAGAAGCCAATGCCGTCCCAATGCTGCCGCCGCTTGATGTGGTCGCAAAGTGA
- a CDS encoding molybdopterin-dependent oxidoreductase: MNNDRRALLKTAAMAAAGSMVAGATLPVLQADQAVDGLPTGEGLEWNKAPCRFCGTGCHVQVGVEDGRVVAVAGDKAADVNKGLLCVKGYHVGSILYGKDRLTRPLLRKDGKLTEISWDEAIETIAQRIFDSPDTFAFYGSGQWTIPEGYAAQKFMKGGLSNNHIDPNARLCMASAVTGFLATYGVDEPAGCYQDLDECDVLITWGNNPAEMHPVLFSRVTDRRSRGEQVRIIDIGTRRTRTTDAANDYLEMKPHGDVAISLGILHLLIENDNYDKSFVEKHCNFRGDEADTPTLQGEPISEEEFRKRIAKYTPEHVEELSGVPADKIRMLADLFGQHDIRITSLWCMGMNQHTMGTAINSLVHGVHLLSGHFGRPGDAPTSLTGQPSACGTVREVGTLAHALPGGRVVTKPEHREQSEGFWNVREGSISEVPGYHTVKMFEQFTKPTAEGGDITTMFVQVTNPGQTLPNLNALFNDKQGLEDKFLIVSDVYPTATTALADLILPAAMWVEKNGMFGNSERRTQQWFKMVDPPGEARDDCWMTIAIAHKLFEMGHEGMKDKDGAFIFAVKDDAGQEIPVWEFDRYYDTNVDKHLFEEYRQFTTMKHKNLAPYEEYVKARGLRWPVVEQEDGSWRETRFRFSGFDDPFVKAGEEFEFYHSSSSDGRAQIWFHEYQPPPEMPDEEYPMWLCTGRVLEHWHTGTMTRRVSQLSRAMPTAYVEMHLEDAQAANIRQGEIVTIESRRGVCDLPVWIDGRGRPPRGTIFVPFFDETKLINNCTLEAYDPFSKQPDYKKCAARVVKKTTAKVPS, encoded by the coding sequence ATGAACAACGACCGACGTGCCTTGCTCAAGACAGCCGCGATGGCTGCCGCCGGTTCCATGGTCGCGGGCGCGACGCTGCCAGTTCTTCAGGCTGACCAAGCCGTCGATGGATTGCCCACAGGCGAAGGCTTGGAGTGGAACAAGGCACCTTGTCGTTTCTGCGGCACTGGATGCCACGTTCAAGTTGGTGTCGAAGATGGGCGTGTCGTCGCGGTTGCTGGCGACAAGGCCGCCGATGTCAACAAGGGTTTGCTGTGCGTCAAAGGCTATCACGTTGGCAGCATCCTCTACGGCAAGGACCGACTGACTCGGCCGCTGCTTCGCAAAGACGGCAAGCTGACCGAAATCAGCTGGGACGAAGCGATTGAAACCATCGCCCAACGAATCTTTGACTCGCCGGATACGTTTGCGTTTTACGGGTCCGGCCAATGGACGATTCCCGAAGGCTACGCCGCTCAGAAGTTCATGAAGGGCGGACTGAGCAACAACCACATCGACCCCAACGCGCGGTTGTGCATGGCTTCGGCGGTGACCGGTTTCCTGGCAACGTACGGTGTCGATGAACCGGCAGGTTGCTACCAAGATCTCGACGAATGCGACGTGCTGATCACCTGGGGCAACAACCCCGCCGAAATGCACCCGGTGCTGTTCTCGCGAGTCACCGATCGTCGTTCGCGTGGTGAACAGGTCCGCATCATCGACATCGGAACGCGTCGGACTCGAACCACCGATGCAGCGAACGACTACTTGGAAATGAAACCGCACGGCGACGTTGCGATTTCGCTGGGCATCCTGCACCTGCTCATCGAGAACGACAACTACGACAAATCATTTGTTGAAAAACACTGCAACTTCCGAGGCGATGAAGCGGACACCCCGACGCTGCAAGGTGAGCCAATTAGCGAAGAGGAATTTCGCAAACGGATCGCCAAGTACACGCCAGAACATGTCGAAGAATTGTCGGGGGTTCCGGCGGACAAGATTCGCATGCTTGCCGACTTGTTTGGGCAACACGACATTCGAATCACGTCGCTCTGGTGCATGGGCATGAACCAGCACACGATGGGCACGGCCATCAATTCGTTGGTCCACGGCGTTCACCTGTTGTCGGGGCACTTCGGTCGCCCCGGCGATGCCCCCACCAGCCTCACCGGACAGCCATCGGCGTGCGGCACGGTCCGCGAAGTTGGCACGCTGGCTCACGCGTTGCCAGGTGGCCGGGTCGTCACCAAGCCTGAACATCGCGAGCAAAGCGAAGGCTTCTGGAACGTTCGCGAGGGAAGCATCAGCGAAGTGCCGGGCTATCACACGGTGAAGATGTTCGAGCAGTTCACCAAACCCACGGCGGAAGGCGGTGACATCACAACGATGTTCGTGCAGGTCACCAACCCGGGCCAAACACTGCCGAATTTGAACGCACTCTTCAACGACAAACAGGGTCTCGAAGACAAATTCTTGATTGTCAGCGATGTGTACCCGACCGCGACCACGGCACTCGCTGATCTGATCTTGCCAGCCGCAATGTGGGTCGAGAAAAACGGCATGTTTGGCAACAGTGAGCGGCGAACACAACAGTGGTTCAAAATGGTCGATCCGCCGGGCGAAGCCCGTGACGATTGCTGGATGACCATCGCGATCGCGCACAAGCTGTTCGAGATGGGCCATGAGGGAATGAAGGACAAAGACGGTGCATTCATCTTCGCGGTGAAAGACGACGCTGGCCAAGAGATTCCCGTTTGGGAATTCGATCGCTACTACGACACCAACGTCGACAAGCATCTGTTCGAGGAGTACCGCCAGTTCACGACGATGAAGCACAAGAACCTCGCCCCGTATGAGGAATACGTGAAAGCTCGCGGGTTGCGTTGGCCAGTGGTCGAGCAAGAAGACGGTTCATGGCGAGAAACCAGGTTTCGTTTCTCGGGATTCGACGACCCGTTTGTAAAAGCCGGCGAGGAATTCGAGTTTTATCATTCCTCATCCAGCGATGGTCGCGCGCAGATTTGGTTCCACGAGTATCAGCCGCCGCCGGAAATGCCTGACGAAGAATATCCGATGTGGCTTTGCACCGGCCGAGTGCTGGAACATTGGCACACGGGCACGATGACACGGCGGGTCTCGCAACTCAGCCGCGCGATGCCAACCGCGTATGTGGAAATGCACTTGGAAGACGCCCAAGCAGCCAACATTCGCCAGGGCGAAATTGTCACCATTGAATCTCGTCGTGGCGTTTGCGATTTGCCGGTGTGGATCGATGGCCGTGGCCGACCACCACGTGGCACGATCTTTGTTCCGTTCTTTGACGAAACCAAACTGATCAACAACTGCACACTGGAAGCTTACGATCCGTTTTCGAAACAACCGGACTACAAGAAGTGTGCGGCTCGTGTTGTCAAGAAAACGACCGCCAAGGTGCCTTCATGA
- a CDS encoding cytochrome c3 family protein translates to MSRIANLLFAGVVCLIGAMFFVATSRTALREDSHATPDAVASVAQSGDVSFQSASEPAAKSDGEQEAYPTVIRKPSGPPRIELAGTDPQGRTGSVACSTCHRVRQPNLDNKTAATLDEFHQGMTFSHGSIACYSCHNPDDSDSLRLADGTLVAYQEVMTLCSQCHSKQAESFAHGAHGGMNGHWDLTRGPQMKNNCIDCHDPHAPAYPKMIVGFKPKDRFNAPLDHSHDHEGAESHDEH, encoded by the coding sequence ATGTCGCGAATCGCCAATCTGCTCTTCGCTGGCGTGGTGTGCTTGATCGGCGCGATGTTCTTCGTCGCGACCAGTCGAACGGCATTGCGAGAGGATTCGCACGCCACCCCGGACGCTGTGGCTTCGGTTGCACAGTCTGGTGACGTGAGCTTCCAGTCTGCGAGTGAGCCTGCAGCGAAGTCCGATGGCGAGCAAGAGGCTTACCCTACGGTCATCCGTAAACCATCTGGTCCGCCGCGGATCGAACTCGCCGGCACGGACCCGCAAGGACGAACCGGCAGCGTTGCCTGTTCCACTTGCCACCGCGTTCGCCAGCCGAACTTGGACAACAAAACGGCCGCCACGCTCGACGAATTTCATCAAGGCATGACATTCAGTCACGGCAGCATCGCTTGCTATTCCTGCCACAATCCCGATGACTCGGATTCGTTGCGGTTGGCCGACGGAACTTTGGTGGCTTATCAGGAGGTGATGACACTGTGCTCTCAGTGCCACAGCAAACAAGCGGAGTCCTTCGCTCATGGTGCCCACGGTGGTATGAACGGGCACTGGGATTTGACTCGCGGACCCCAGATGAAAAACAACTGCATCGACTGCCACGATCCGCACGCACCGGCCTACCCCAAGATGATTGTCGGCTTCAAGCCGAAAGACCGCTTCAACGCCCCTCTCGATCACAGTCACGACCACGAAGGAGCGGAATCCCATGACGAGCACTGA
- a CDS encoding 4Fe-4S dicluster domain-containing protein, with product MTSTETDSTPSSKPSLPIVENFSRRAAVKAGFATLGAGAFVAAISPLRQAAKNTSAAEFMQTHYTELSTEQKADVIARLEAETKEKYGADVTIGDDRPIPGTKFVYAINLSVCNGNGKCVEACHKENNHDRDTNQSYIRVIEMPKGTMDMEQGSTTYTGVVPKDDKFYLPVQCQQCDEPPCVDVCPVKATWKEEDGIVVVDYNWCIGCRYCEAACPYHARRFNWKKPEVPAAEVNPDQSYLSNRIRPVGVVEKCTYCLHRTRRGKLPACLEACPTGARVFGNILDKDSNIRWILENKRVYILKEELGTKPAFFYYFD from the coding sequence ATGACGAGCACTGAAACCGACTCAACGCCCTCGTCCAAGCCCAGCCTGCCCATCGTTGAGAACTTCAGCCGCCGCGCCGCCGTGAAGGCCGGTTTTGCAACGCTGGGTGCGGGAGCGTTCGTGGCCGCGATTTCGCCGCTGCGACAAGCCGCCAAGAACACGTCGGCGGCGGAGTTCATGCAGACGCACTACACCGAACTGTCGACCGAGCAAAAGGCCGATGTGATTGCTCGCCTGGAAGCCGAGACCAAAGAGAAGTACGGCGCGGACGTGACGATCGGGGATGATCGCCCAATCCCTGGCACAAAATTCGTCTACGCGATCAACCTCAGCGTGTGCAATGGCAACGGCAAATGTGTCGAAGCCTGCCACAAAGAAAACAATCACGACCGCGACACCAACCAGTCATACATCCGCGTCATCGAAATGCCCAAGGGCACGATGGACATGGAACAAGGCTCGACGACGTACACCGGTGTGGTTCCCAAGGACGACAAATTCTACTTGCCCGTGCAGTGCCAGCAGTGCGACGAACCACCATGTGTCGACGTCTGCCCGGTCAAGGCGACGTGGAAGGAAGAAGATGGCATCGTTGTGGTCGATTACAACTGGTGCATCGGTTGCCGCTATTGCGAAGCGGCCTGCCCTTACCACGCGCGGCGTTTCAATTGGAAGAAACCCGAGGTGCCGGCCGCAGAGGTCAACCCAGACCAAAGCTACCTGAGCAATCGGATTCGTCCGGTCGGTGTCGTTGAAAAATGCACGTATTGCTTGCACCGAACCCGCCGCGGCAAGTTGCCCGCGTGCCTGGAAGCCTGCCCGACGGGCGCTCGCGTGTTCGGCAATATTCTCGACAAGGATTCCAATATCCGCTGGATTCTGGAAAACAAACGTGTTTACATCCTCAAAGAAGAACTCGGTACCAAGCCGGCATTCTTTTACTACTTCGATTGA
- the dsrP gene encoding sulfate reduction electron transfer complex DsrMKJOP subunit DsrP, whose amino-acid sequence MSSIPAKESHVTSYPKFIGRSLWLATEGSFAFYAWMTMLTMLFLVGANAWANQVAGGMIGTNMTDQVSWGLYIANFTFMVGLAAGGVMMVIPAYLYHDRKMHDVVIIGELLAIAAIVMCLLFVVADLGRPDRFWHMLPGIGKFNWPISMLTWDVIVLNGYLVLNLHICGYLLYMRFLGRKPNPTWYIPFVMLSIVWAISIHTVTAFLYCGLGGRPFWNTALLTPRFLASAFVSGPAFIIVAMVLIKRLTGIGGLDHPIATLTRIIRVTILINLLMVASELFTEFYTGGSHVSAAKYLFFGLHGKTALVPWTWTAIGLNITAALLFLWPGLLGFRWRPLLVAACCMAFVGAWIEKGMGLIVPGFIPSTLHEVVEYVPSQLEWKVTVGIWAFGLMVFTIAIKTALPTLKRPAEH is encoded by the coding sequence ATGAGCAGCATCCCCGCCAAAGAATCGCATGTCACGAGCTATCCGAAATTCATCGGACGTTCGTTGTGGCTGGCAACGGAAGGGTCATTCGCGTTTTATGCGTGGATGACGATGTTGACCATGCTGTTTTTGGTCGGCGCGAACGCGTGGGCCAATCAAGTTGCCGGCGGCATGATCGGCACCAACATGACCGATCAGGTTTCGTGGGGACTGTACATCGCCAACTTCACGTTCATGGTCGGGTTGGCTGCGGGCGGTGTGATGATGGTCATCCCGGCGTACCTGTATCATGACCGCAAGATGCATGATGTTGTCATCATCGGCGAGTTGCTTGCCATTGCTGCGATCGTGATGTGCTTGCTGTTCGTTGTCGCTGACCTCGGCCGGCCGGATCGGTTTTGGCACATGTTGCCAGGGATTGGAAAATTCAACTGGCCCATCTCCATGTTGACCTGGGACGTGATCGTGCTGAACGGCTATCTCGTCTTGAATCTGCACATCTGCGGCTACTTGCTTTACATGCGTTTCCTCGGTCGCAAACCCAATCCGACGTGGTACATCCCGTTCGTGATGCTGTCGATCGTGTGGGCGATTTCAATTCACACCGTCACCGCGTTCCTGTACTGCGGTCTTGGTGGGCGACCGTTTTGGAACACCGCGCTGCTTACCCCGCGCTTCCTGGCGTCCGCGTTCGTCTCCGGCCCCGCGTTCATCATCGTTGCGATGGTGCTGATCAAAAGACTGACCGGCATCGGCGGACTCGATCATCCGATCGCCACGCTGACCAGAATCATTCGAGTCACCATTCTGATCAACCTGCTGATGGTCGCGTCCGAGCTATTCACTGAGTTCTACACCGGTGGTTCGCACGTGAGCGCAGCGAAGTATTTGTTCTTCGGCTTGCACGGCAAAACCGCACTTGTCCCATGGACCTGGACCGCGATCGGATTGAACATTACCGCGGCGCTACTCTTCCTGTGGCCGGGGTTGCTCGGATTCCGTTGGCGGCCACTGCTCGTGGCCGCTTGCTGCATGGCGTTTGTCGGCGCGTGGATCGAAAAAGGCATGGGGTTGATCGTCCCCGGTTTCATCCCCAGCACACTGCACGAGGTCGTTGAATACGTCCCCAGCCAACTCGAATGGAAAGTCACCGTCGGGATTTGGGCGTTCGGGTTGATGGTGTTCACCATCGCGATCAAAACTGCCCTGCCAACGCTGAAACGCCCCGCCGAGCATTGA
- a CDS encoding cupin domain-containing protein: protein MSETMTAGKLIDLHDIGTDAEPKPKLLIKTEPMNVMRLVLPAGKAIPEHKAAKDITVQCVAGKVDFTAMGETMTMTPGKMLFLPPGELHSLTAIEDSIMLVTKAN from the coding sequence ATGAGTGAAACCATGACCGCCGGAAAGCTGATCGACCTGCACGACATCGGCACCGATGCCGAACCCAAACCGAAACTGTTGATCAAAACCGAGCCGATGAACGTGATGCGTTTGGTCCTGCCCGCCGGCAAAGCCATCCCCGAACACAAAGCCGCGAAGGACATCACTGTTCAGTGCGTTGCCGGGAAGGTCGACTTCACGGCGATGGGCGAAACGATGACGATGACACCAGGCAAGATGTTGTTCCTGCCGCCCGGCGAACTTCACAGTCTGACCGCGATCGAAGACTCGATCATGCTAGTCACGAAAGCCAACTGA
- a CDS encoding phosphate ABC transporter substrate-binding protein: MIPRPHLVRAIALLVLGLLFCVFPGCSSNDADQNENQIVLTGSSTVAPLMSEIAKQFESLHPGVRVDVQSGGSSRGVADARRGLADIGMVSRDLKAEEQDLTAFPLARDGVCVIIHRDNPVASLTDDQLVAIYTDRINNWKEVGGADAPITVVNKAEGRSTLELFVGHFQLNNEQIKADAVIGDNEQGIKTVAGNRHAIGYVSIGTAEYDAKHDVEIKLLPLAGIAASIENVRAGDFPLSRPLNLVVQGTPTGIVAEFIDFARSRDVNQIILEQYFVPLSQ; encoded by the coding sequence GTGATACCACGCCCACATCTTGTCAGGGCAATCGCCCTGTTGGTCCTGGGACTGCTGTTCTGCGTGTTCCCCGGTTGCTCTTCAAACGATGCCGATCAAAACGAGAACCAAATCGTTTTGACTGGCTCGAGCACTGTTGCCCCGTTGATGAGTGAGATCGCCAAGCAATTTGAATCGCTGCACCCTGGAGTGCGTGTTGATGTGCAAAGCGGCGGCTCTTCACGAGGCGTTGCCGATGCGCGGCGTGGCCTCGCTGACATCGGGATGGTCTCGCGAGACCTCAAAGCAGAAGAACAGGACCTGACGGCGTTCCCGCTCGCTCGAGATGGTGTCTGCGTCATCATCCATCGGGACAATCCCGTGGCCTCACTCACCGACGATCAGCTTGTGGCCATCTACACAGATCGCATCAACAACTGGAAGGAAGTTGGCGGGGCAGACGCTCCCATCACCGTCGTCAATAAAGCTGAAGGTCGATCCACACTGGAGCTATTCGTTGGGCATTTCCAACTGAACAACGAACAAATCAAAGCCGATGCGGTGATCGGCGACAACGAACAGGGGATCAAGACAGTCGCCGGTAACCGTCACGCGATTGGTTATGTTTCGATTGGGACTGCTGAATACGATGCCAAGCACGACGTCGAGATCAAACTGCTCCCGCTGGCGGGGATAGCGGCATCCATCGAAAATGTACGAGCGGGTGACTTTCCTTTGTCGCGTCCATTGAATCTGGTCGTGCAAGGCACGCCAACCGGAATCGTGGCGGAGTTCATCGACTTTGCTCGCTCACGCGACGTCAATCAGATCATTCTGGAGCAGTACTTTGTCCCGCTCTCGCAGTGA